One window of Alkaliphilus metalliredigens QYMF genomic DNA carries:
- a CDS encoding DUF559 domain-containing protein — protein MGWHEAIEDGITIGKDGRDSNCYYPLCHICDTPVYSWTYTRGTKYTCKDCRAELVRQAREEGEVISTDKKQMKLQNAIKRISKITGIEHYKDAIRLVEESLNKTGWYQSTEEIMVALELIRRNVKAFHQVKIFDYSVDFILPEMKVALEIDGKIYHGKDRQNYERIRDEVIINKLGDGWEMIRITTDNINKNVTKLIPGINAVLKSRKLLRG, from the coding sequence ATGGGATGGCATGAAGCAATAGAAGACGGAATAACCATTGGTAAGGATGGTAGAGATTCCAATTGTTATTATCCACTTTGCCATATCTGCGATACACCTGTTTATAGTTGGACATACACTCGTGGTACTAAATATACCTGCAAGGACTGCAGGGCTGAACTGGTTCGGCAGGCGCGAGAAGAAGGGGAAGTGATCAGTACGGATAAGAAACAGATGAAGCTGCAAAACGCCATAAAAAGGATCTCAAAAATCACCGGCATTGAACACTACAAGGATGCCATCCGTCTTGTAGAAGAGAGCCTGAACAAGACTGGGTGGTATCAGAGTACTGAAGAAATAATGGTGGCACTTGAACTTATCCGTCGTAACGTTAAAGCGTTCCACCAGGTGAAAATCTTCGACTACTCTGTTGACTTCATTTTGCCTGAGATGAAAGTTGCCCTTGAGATTGATGGCAAGATTTATCATGGGAAAGACAGACAGAACTATGAGCGTATCCGAGATGAGGTCATCATCAACAAACTCGGTGATGGTTGGGAGATGATTAGAATCACAACTGATAACATCAATAAGAATGTGACCAAGCTAATCCCTGGAATCAATGCAGTACTTAAAAGCAGAAAACTTCTAAGAGGATAG
- a CDS encoding DEAD/DEAH box helicase, giving the protein MSSIYSLCLDRFEIRKVLIIAPLRVARDTWPSEIKKWDHLKGLSYSVAVGTEKERKDALRKRATLYIINRENIDWLVNKSGIPFDFDMVVIDELSSFKSYSAKRFKSLLKVRPKVKRIVGLTGTPSSNGLMDLWAEFRILDLGQRLGRYITHYRNTYFIPDKRNGQIIFSYKLLPGAEEKIYSQISDITISMKSIDYLKMPECVINTVPVYLNEKERAIYSGFRDDMVASLGAEEIDAVNAAVLSGKLLQMANGAVYDEKNKAHFIHDRKLDALEDLIEGANGKPVLIAYWFKHDLDRIQKRFPARQLKSSRDIEEWNEGEIPVAVIHPASAGHGLNLQSGGSTLVWFGLTWSLELYQQTNARLYRQGQKDTVVIHHIITKDTIDEDVMTALTKKEKTQASLIDAVKAKLEVKQ; this is encoded by the coding sequence TTGTCGTCTATTTACAGTCTATGCCTTGATAGATTTGAAATCAGAAAAGTACTGATTATAGCCCCTTTAAGAGTGGCAAGGGATACTTGGCCTTCTGAAATTAAAAAGTGGGATCATCTAAAAGGCTTATCCTATTCTGTAGCTGTTGGAACTGAAAAAGAGAGAAAAGATGCCCTTAGGAAAAGAGCCACACTTTATATCATCAATCGTGAAAATATAGATTGGCTTGTAAACAAAAGTGGCATCCCCTTTGACTTTGATATGGTGGTTATTGATGAGTTATCATCTTTTAAATCATACAGTGCTAAGCGTTTTAAAAGCCTTCTAAAAGTAAGACCTAAAGTAAAAAGAATTGTTGGGTTGACGGGTACACCTTCAAGTAATGGGCTTATGGATCTCTGGGCCGAGTTTCGTATTCTGGATTTGGGACAGAGGCTTGGTAGGTACATAACTCACTACCGTAATACCTACTTCATACCGGATAAACGCAATGGTCAGATCATCTTTTCATATAAACTCCTGCCAGGAGCAGAAGAAAAGATCTATAGTCAGATATCCGATATCACCATTTCTATGAAGTCCATTGATTATCTAAAAATGCCTGAATGCGTAATAAACACAGTGCCTGTGTATTTAAATGAAAAAGAGCGGGCCATTTATTCTGGATTTAGAGATGATATGGTAGCAAGTTTAGGAGCAGAAGAAATCGATGCAGTAAATGCTGCAGTACTTTCAGGAAAACTCCTTCAGATGGCAAACGGTGCTGTCTATGACGAGAAGAACAAGGCGCATTTTATTCACGATAGAAAACTTGATGCCCTTGAAGATTTAATTGAAGGGGCTAACGGAAAACCAGTCCTTATAGCTTATTGGTTTAAGCATGATCTTGATCGGATTCAGAAGAGATTTCCAGCAAGGCAGCTAAAGTCATCAAGAGATATTGAAGAGTGGAATGAAGGAGAAATTCCTGTAGCAGTGATCCACCCTGCAAGTGCTGGACATGGACTTAACCTTCAAAGTGGTGGTTCCACACTTGTTTGGTTTGGACTCACCTGGTCATTGGAACTCTATCAGCAAACCAATGCTCGCCTCTACAGACAAGGGCAAAAGGATACTGTTGTCATTCACCACATCATTACCAAGGACACCATAGATGAAGATGTGATGACAGCACTTACAAAAAAAGAAAAAACACAAGCATCTTTAATCGATGCTGTAAAAGCTAAGCTGGAGGTGAAGCAATGA
- a CDS encoding HNH endonuclease, with translation MPYKPKRPCAYPGCGRLSDSGEYCAEHKKVVTKRYNQYQRDPASNKRYGRSWKRIRDRYIKAHPLCEECDRNGRIKAAEEVHHILPLSKGGGNETSNLMALCKSCHSKITAESGDRWGRSYLYD, from the coding sequence ATGCCATACAAACCCAAGCGTCCTTGTGCTTACCCAGGCTGCGGTCGGCTTTCAGACAGCGGAGAGTACTGCGCTGAGCACAAGAAGGTGGTAACAAAACGCTACAACCAGTACCAACGTGACCCAGCTTCCAACAAACGCTACGGCAGGTCCTGGAAGCGGATCAGGGACCGCTACATCAAAGCCCATCCTCTTTGTGAGGAGTGTGATAGGAACGGAAGGATTAAAGCTGCTGAAGAAGTGCACCACATCCTCCCTCTCTCCAAAGGCGGTGGCAATGAAACCAGTAACCTGATGGCCCTTTGTAAGTCCTGTCACTCAAAGATTACCGCTGAGAGTGGCGACCGGTGGGGAAGGTCATATCTGTACGACTAA
- a CDS encoding HNH endonuclease signature motif containing protein, translated as MKLKIECNWCGKEIYKYPSQIKKHNFCSRKCLSDFSNKIINPTGYHELKDYTNMSEHFSELNRKLNPTKMTKEMRAKIRKARLGTGEGKTYTKYYGRHAHRVVAEQKLGRKLKKNEVVHHIDGNRRNNDPDNLMVFSSSSDHMRYHAQIRKFFDKGEIPLKVIEEVMPL; from the coding sequence ATGAAATTAAAAATAGAATGTAATTGGTGTGGTAAAGAAATTTATAAATACCCATCACAAATAAAAAAGCATAATTTTTGTTCTCGCAAGTGTTTATCCGATTTTAGCAATAAAATTATAAACCCTACTGGATATCATGAACTCAAAGACTATACAAATATGTCAGAGCATTTCTCAGAGTTAAATCGCAAGTTGAACCCGACAAAGATGACAAAAGAGATGAGAGCAAAAATAAGAAAAGCTAGGCTAGGTACAGGTGAAGGAAAAACATATACAAAATATTATGGGAGACATGCTCATAGGGTGGTGGCAGAACAAAAACTTGGTAGAAAATTAAAAAAGAATGAGGTTGTACATCACATTGACGGCAATCGAAGAAATAATGATCCTGATAACTTGATGGTTTTCTCTTCAAGTTCAGATCATATGAGATATCACGCTCAGATTAGAAAGTTCTTTGATAAGGGAGAAATACCTTTGAAAGTGATAGAGGAGGTGATGCCCTTATGA
- a CDS encoding DUF7768 domain-containing protein has translation MMNINKFNAEGYYDPTPHEALTNIVKKEKVASKPAFRPLVYICAPFHGAVKENVLKATQFAEFAFNRGCIPLTPHLLFPFMDDSNEKERDLAIFMDIILMGKCQEVWVLGDVISKGMSIEIEKAKKRRQPVRYFNKDFEEVEAL, from the coding sequence ATGATGAACATAAATAAATTCAATGCTGAAGGATACTATGACCCTACTCCCCATGAAGCACTAACCAATATTGTAAAAAAAGAAAAGGTAGCGTCAAAACCTGCCTTTCGTCCTTTGGTTTATATATGTGCCCCTTTTCACGGGGCTGTTAAGGAAAATGTTTTAAAAGCCACTCAGTTTGCAGAATTTGCTTTCAATCGTGGATGTATCCCACTGACCCCGCACCTTCTATTCCCTTTCATGGATGACAGTAATGAGAAAGAACGTGATCTCGCTATTTTCATGGATATCATCCTTATGGGCAAGTGCCAGGAAGTATGGGTACTCGGTGATGTTATCTCAAAAGGCATGAGTATTGAAATTGAAAAAGCAAAGAAACGCAGGCAACCGGTCAGGTATTTCAATAAGGATTTTGAGGAGGTAGAGGCTTTATGA
- the metK gene encoding methionine adenosyltransferase codes for MSKNYRTAESVCKGHPDKLSDLIADSILDACLRKDKASRVACEVMATKGKIIVAGEITCSEKINIRLIVKNVLREVGYNPWKFTVFVFVHHQSVDIAAGVDTALEARNGIIDPYGSIGAGDQGTVYGYATNETRELLPLPLLLSHRIVKRIDECRKGSIIKGILPDGKAQVTVEYHGDKPVRVKTVVVSVQHHEDKTQKQLEADILNNVLWQCFEDFPLDDETEILINPSGRFVEGGPAADTGLTGRKIMVDTYGGLASHGGGALCGKDPTKVDRSGAYMARYIAKNIVWSGLADKCEVAISYAIGKANPVSVNVTSFGTAKISDEDLSELVKEIFNLRPAAINEKLRLRNAIYSDTATYGHFNSLLFPWENVDFNLNLRKAAEKFLQEGDSI; via the coding sequence ATGAGTAAAAACTACAGAACCGCAGAAAGTGTCTGCAAGGGACATCCTGATAAGCTTTCTGATTTAATCGCTGACAGCATTCTGGATGCTTGCCTTCGAAAAGACAAAGCTTCACGTGTGGCCTGTGAGGTCATGGCTACTAAAGGTAAAATCATCGTGGCGGGCGAGATCACCTGCAGCGAAAAAATCAACATCCGACTTATCGTCAAAAATGTACTTCGTGAGGTGGGATACAATCCTTGGAAATTTACAGTATTTGTGTTTGTACATCATCAAAGTGTAGATATCGCTGCTGGTGTAGATACAGCACTTGAAGCAAGAAATGGAATTATTGATCCATACGGTTCCATCGGTGCTGGTGATCAAGGCACTGTATATGGATATGCTACCAACGAAACCCGTGAACTACTCCCTCTACCACTACTTCTCTCTCATAGAATCGTAAAGCGCATTGATGAATGTCGCAAAGGAAGCATCATCAAGGGTATCCTCCCCGATGGCAAAGCACAGGTTACTGTTGAGTATCATGGGGATAAACCTGTCCGCGTTAAAACTGTGGTAGTTTCTGTGCAGCACCACGAGGACAAAACCCAAAAGCAATTAGAAGCAGATATCTTAAACAACGTTCTCTGGCAGTGCTTTGAGGACTTCCCACTGGATGATGAAACGGAAATTCTCATCAATCCATCAGGCAGGTTTGTTGAAGGTGGTCCTGCTGCTGATACAGGGCTGACTGGCAGAAAGATCATGGTGGATACCTATGGTGGTCTGGCTTCCCATGGTGGCGGAGCTCTCTGTGGAAAGGACCCAACAAAGGTTGACCGAAGTGGTGCTTATATGGCCAGGTACATTGCTAAAAATATTGTTTGGAGCGGACTTGCTGATAAATGCGAGGTCGCTATTTCTTATGCCATTGGAAAAGCAAATCCAGTTTCAGTTAATGTCACATCCTTTGGTACAGCTAAAATCAGTGACGAAGATTTAAGTGAACTGGTAAAAGAGATTTTTAACTTACGTCCAGCTGCTATCAATGAAAAGCTGCGCCTTCGAAATGCAATCTACTCTGATACAGCAACCTACGGTCATTTTAACTCATTACTCTTCCCGTGGGAGAACGTGGATTTCAATCTAAACTTAAGAAAGGCGGCGGAGAAGTTTCTCCAAGAGGGTGATTCAATATGA
- a CDS encoding DUF1492 domain-containing protein, with amino-acid sequence MNAKEYLSKAYRLDQRINSKLEQVASLENMAMNCTSAINGMPNNPSKSVSHMADAVCKIIDIKNNLNDDLAKLLKCKINIIEIIQGVNNIEYRLILEKRYLSYQPWEDIAYDLDYSVSWVLKLHRKALRAVDAVLAGRENKNGMA; translated from the coding sequence ATGAATGCTAAAGAATATCTTAGTAAAGCCTATCGATTGGATCAAAGAATAAACAGTAAGCTTGAGCAAGTGGCATCCCTGGAGAATATGGCTATGAACTGCACTTCGGCCATAAATGGAATGCCTAATAACCCCAGCAAATCAGTATCTCATATGGCAGATGCTGTCTGTAAGATTATAGATATTAAAAACAATTTGAACGATGATCTTGCCAAACTTCTGAAGTGTAAGATTAACATTATTGAGATCATCCAAGGTGTGAACAACATTGAATACAGGCTGATTCTAGAGAAACGCTACCTATCATATCAGCCTTGGGAAGATATTGCTTACGACCTTGATTATTCTGTAAGCTGGGTGCTGAAGCTTCATCGTAAAGCGCTTAGAGCTGTAGATGCTGTATTAGCTGGGAGGGAGAATAAGAATGGGATGGCATGA
- a CDS encoding ImmA/IrrE family metallo-endopeptidase, translating to MKSKITSSDIFDINKKSGALILGKNRLDDYATKFLTKYCKQALVDPMPLPVEDILKDMGLTVQEVSLSGDLDVFGCCLLLDAHIDVYNWETRRYTSTAFKAGTVLIDPLSEAVYGEGSKRNTLVHEALHWEKDKRYFEILEVKNKNASEKLYPILCRQSETFFTPSEGKNTKENEVRWLEWQAHRLAPRVLMPINSFKKKALEFIQQYKMSGENAILSCDTLIEDLSKFFITSRLSVKYRLIEVGLEDTISKFVDYEAVYEEINSKKDFVKLTPVEAIKIIDTDSVLKRWIREGRFVYADGYLVIADRQYVVQKDGVLHLTAKAKKNLAKCVINIREQKFTTYANADKDFLGYAILGKVEGIDSRLLTFHPKYQPSLKFEPEDAYQGFYKQLASYDEQEEIELMKMIGDPTKSLCDCLWFLMENRKWNYPEKFNEETGLHKNYHGKIKNNNYNNMTTNVLMAICVGMRLCSRITQKLFDKSNNKLNYYNDPDKTYIRIMDTMPGLALGDFNGVLEQFGISELGSEIKE from the coding sequence ATGAAGAGCAAAATTACATCAAGTGATATTTTTGATATTAATAAGAAATCAGGCGCCTTAATTCTTGGGAAGAATCGACTTGACGATTATGCAACTAAATTTCTAACAAAATATTGTAAGCAGGCATTGGTTGATCCGATGCCTCTTCCTGTTGAGGATATACTTAAGGATATGGGGCTCACAGTGCAAGAAGTTTCTTTATCAGGTGATTTAGATGTTTTTGGATGCTGCTTGCTACTTGATGCACATATAGATGTTTATAACTGGGAAACGAGGCGATACACATCAACAGCCTTTAAAGCTGGGACTGTATTAATCGATCCCTTGTCTGAAGCAGTCTATGGTGAAGGCTCAAAAAGAAATACACTTGTTCACGAGGCGCTTCACTGGGAAAAAGATAAGAGATATTTTGAAATTCTTGAAGTAAAAAATAAAAACGCATCTGAAAAGCTATATCCGATTTTATGCCGCCAATCAGAGACATTCTTTACACCATCTGAAGGAAAAAATACTAAGGAAAATGAAGTAAGGTGGCTAGAATGGCAGGCACATAGATTAGCACCAAGAGTTTTGATGCCAATAAACAGCTTTAAAAAGAAGGCACTAGAATTTATTCAGCAATATAAAATGTCTGGGGAAAATGCTATTTTATCCTGTGACACTTTGATAGAAGATTTAAGTAAGTTCTTTATAACATCACGATTATCAGTAAAATATAGGTTGATTGAAGTTGGTCTAGAGGATACGATTTCAAAGTTCGTAGACTATGAAGCTGTCTATGAAGAAATTAATAGCAAAAAAGACTTTGTCAAATTAACACCTGTAGAAGCGATAAAGATTATTGATACAGATTCAGTTCTTAAGCGGTGGATAAGAGAGGGACGATTTGTTTATGCTGATGGATACCTTGTTATTGCCGATAGACAGTATGTAGTACAAAAAGATGGTGTGCTTCATTTAACTGCTAAAGCAAAAAAGAATCTTGCTAAATGTGTTATAAATATTCGTGAACAAAAGTTCACTACATATGCAAATGCGGATAAGGATTTTCTAGGATATGCGATACTAGGGAAAGTTGAAGGAATTGATAGTAGACTACTTACATTCCATCCAAAATATCAGCCCTCTTTAAAGTTTGAACCAGAAGACGCTTACCAAGGATTTTATAAACAGTTAGCTTCTTATGATGAACAAGAGGAAATTGAACTCATGAAGATGATAGGAGATCCAACTAAATCTCTGTGTGATTGTCTATGGTTTTTGATGGAAAATAGAAAATGGAACTATCCTGAGAAATTTAATGAAGAGACAGGGCTTCACAAAAACTATCATGGGAAAATTAAGAATAATAATTATAACAACATGACTACTAATGTTTTGATGGCGATTTGTGTAGGCATGCGATTATGCTCCAGAATAACACAGAAATTATTTGATAAATCAAATAATAAATTAAATTATTATAATGACCCAGATAAAACCTATATTCGAATAATGGATACTATGCCAGGACTCGCGCTTGGTGATTTTAATGGTGTCTTAGAGCAGTTTGGAATATCCGAATTAGGTAGTGAAATAAAAGAATAA
- a CDS encoding virulence-associated E family protein — translation MRKLAIAYGNSRQAKKWVNKEITFDELKDRLKTPIRTTESAEEYAKLSKAQKDNAKDHGGFVAGVLKGGRRKIDTVELRSMIALDGDRINSEFLENCELNAAYTSVLYSTHSSTEENPRVRLIFPLTRDVTSEEFVAVSRYLAQMLGMDYFDECSYLPNQLMYWPSTPSNGKFIYKEVDKTWLNPDDILTAHPEWTDPTRLPTSSRESKANTVSHEKVQDPLEKEGVVGLFNRVYFPVTKAIDAFLSDVYEPTENADRYHFIESSSMAGVEIKEGGKFVYSHHAKDPAYLKLCNAFDIVRIHKFGDEDDKKSFKNMCDFAMKIDEVKVFATNEKLAEAEVDFTDSGDDWKSRLRYQPRSSLLENSVYNLNLILNNDPDFKNFAYNELSNRIQVTGPLPWERPEGNVFWRDADTAQLKSIMDIRYLPFSSRNHDVAFTKVADDRRFHPIRDYLDSLPAWDGVKRVEDVFIKYLQADDTEYIRTVTRKTFAAAVARIYVPGIKFDCVPVLDGDQGIGKSTIVKDLVTAEYYSETLSLTDMDDKSGAEKLQGFWVVEIGELAGMKKADIEKVKAFLSTSDDKYRPSYGRVVESHPRQCIVIATVNGERGYLRDITGNRRFWIIKVHQKKQKKTWNFSEEYRQQFWAEAKEIWNSGEKLYLEGDILEEAEKAQKGAMEADERVGMVEEYLNTLLPDDWDSMDLFARRNYLSGTEFGRPVHTGTITRTSVSNAEIWCECFNRNLPELKTTDSYQIAALMAQIPGWERTSNIKRLPIYGRQRLYQYGE, via the coding sequence TTGAGAAAACTAGCCATTGCCTATGGGAATAGCCGACAGGCAAAGAAGTGGGTCAACAAAGAAATCACATTTGATGAGCTAAAAGATAGATTGAAGACTCCAATTAGGACGACAGAATCAGCTGAAGAATATGCCAAGCTTAGCAAAGCACAAAAGGATAATGCAAAAGACCATGGTGGTTTTGTTGCAGGTGTATTAAAAGGCGGTCGCAGGAAAATTGATACTGTGGAGCTACGTTCTATGATTGCCTTAGATGGTGACCGAATTAATAGTGAATTTCTTGAAAACTGTGAGTTGAATGCTGCATATACCTCTGTTCTTTATTCAACCCATAGTAGCACAGAAGAAAATCCACGGGTGCGTCTTATTTTTCCCCTAACAAGAGATGTAACCTCGGAGGAATTTGTAGCAGTTTCAAGATATTTAGCACAGATGCTTGGCATGGATTATTTCGATGAATGCTCCTATTTGCCAAACCAGCTGATGTACTGGCCAAGTACGCCATCCAACGGAAAATTTATCTATAAGGAAGTAGACAAAACTTGGCTTAATCCAGATGATATTTTAACTGCTCATCCCGAATGGACTGATCCTACAAGACTTCCCACTTCATCTAGGGAGAGCAAGGCAAATACAGTTTCGCATGAGAAGGTACAGGACCCTCTTGAAAAGGAGGGTGTTGTTGGGCTTTTCAATAGAGTCTACTTCCCTGTTACAAAAGCAATCGATGCATTTTTGTCAGATGTCTACGAGCCAACAGAAAATGCAGATCGTTACCATTTTATAGAATCAAGCAGTATGGCGGGTGTTGAAATCAAAGAAGGTGGCAAGTTCGTGTACAGCCATCATGCCAAGGACCCGGCATACCTAAAATTATGCAATGCCTTTGACATCGTTCGTATCCATAAATTTGGTGATGAGGATGATAAGAAGTCCTTTAAGAATATGTGTGATTTTGCCATGAAAATTGATGAGGTAAAAGTCTTTGCTACCAATGAAAAACTTGCAGAAGCTGAAGTGGATTTTACTGATAGTGGAGATGATTGGAAATCAAGACTGAGGTATCAGCCTAGATCAAGTTTACTTGAAAACAGCGTATACAACTTAAACCTTATTCTTAATAATGACCCCGATTTCAAGAACTTTGCATATAACGAGCTATCGAACCGTATCCAGGTCACAGGGCCTCTTCCGTGGGAAAGACCGGAAGGTAACGTGTTTTGGAGAGACGCCGACACAGCCCAGCTTAAGTCCATTATGGATATTCGCTACCTTCCGTTCTCAAGCAGAAACCACGATGTTGCTTTTACCAAGGTTGCTGATGATCGGAGATTTCACCCTATAAGGGATTATCTTGATTCCCTTCCTGCGTGGGATGGAGTAAAACGTGTGGAAGATGTTTTCATCAAATATCTTCAGGCTGATGACACTGAGTATATACGCACAGTGACTAGAAAGACCTTTGCAGCGGCAGTTGCGCGGATATATGTTCCAGGAATTAAGTTTGACTGCGTTCCAGTGCTTGATGGCGATCAGGGTATTGGTAAAAGCACAATTGTGAAAGACCTGGTAACAGCAGAGTACTATTCTGAAACTTTATCTCTAACCGATATGGACGACAAGTCGGGTGCTGAAAAGCTGCAGGGTTTCTGGGTGGTTGAAATTGGTGAGCTTGCTGGAATGAAAAAAGCGGATATTGAAAAGGTGAAAGCATTCCTCTCAACCTCAGACGATAAATATAGACCATCCTACGGAAGAGTGGTGGAAAGCCATCCCAGACAGTGCATCGTTATTGCAACAGTAAATGGAGAGCGCGGATATTTGCGTGACATCACAGGAAACCGCCGCTTCTGGATCATCAAAGTGCATCAGAAAAAACAGAAGAAGACCTGGAACTTCTCTGAAGAATACAGGCAGCAGTTCTGGGCTGAAGCAAAAGAAATATGGAACTCAGGCGAAAAGCTATATCTGGAGGGTGATATTTTAGAAGAAGCTGAAAAGGCCCAAAAGGGTGCCATGGAGGCTGATGAGCGTGTTGGTATGGTGGAGGAGTACCTGAATACCTTACTACCAGATGATTGGGATAGTATGGACTTGTTTGCCCGTAGAAACTACCTAAGTGGAACCGAATTTGGCAGGCCAGTGCATACAGGAACTATTACAAGAACCTCAGTAAGCAATGCAGAAATATGGTGTGAATGCTTCAATCGTAATCTCCCAGAGTTAAAGACCACTGATAGTTATCAAATCGCTGCTCTTATGGCGCAGATTCCCGGATGGGAACGAACCAGCAATATTAAGCGTTTGCCGATCTATGGCAGGCAGCGACTTTATCAATATGGCGAATAG
- a CDS encoding VRR-NUC domain-containing protein encodes MTEKYIEQKLVKAVKERGGIAPKFVSPGLDGVPDRIVLLPMGRMAFVELKAPGNKMRPLQVKRKTQLEALGFLVYCIDGVEQIGGVLDEIKNRM; translated from the coding sequence GTGACTGAAAAATATATAGAGCAAAAGCTTGTAAAAGCAGTTAAAGAGAGGGGAGGCATCGCACCAAAATTTGTAAGTCCGGGGTTAGATGGTGTGCCAGATCGTATTGTACTTTTACCTATGGGAAGAATGGCCTTTGTTGAATTAAAGGCTCCAGGCAATAAGATGCGTCCACTGCAAGTAAAGAGAAAAACACAACTGGAAGCGTTAGGATTTTTGGTTTACTGCATTGATGGTGTAGAGCAGATTGGAGGGGTGCTTGATGAAATTAAAAATAGAATGTAA
- a CDS encoding Rha family transcriptional regulator, with protein sequence MRELIPKDQYGVFADTKDTARVDSLFVAEFFEKEHKNVLRDIAKITDPKSGLSTEFAQLNFEPTSYTDGWNRKQKAYAMTRDGFTMLVMGYTGQKAMKFKELYIKRFNEMECFIKTLVSARQEFPLLTANIKLLHENPKPYHFSNECDMLNRIVVGMTAKQFRLANGIEKGKSIRPYLSDEQITMLDTLQKVDVGLLVAVPDYGQRKRYLEWYKTKIEKN encoded by the coding sequence ATGAGAGAATTAATACCTAAAGACCAATATGGTGTGTTTGCCGACACCAAAGATACGGCAAGAGTGGATAGTTTGTTTGTAGCAGAGTTCTTCGAGAAGGAACATAAAAATGTTCTGCGTGACATTGCTAAAATCACTGACCCCAAATCTGGGTTAAGCACAGAATTTGCTCAGCTCAATTTTGAGCCAACCTCATACACGGATGGTTGGAACAGAAAACAAAAGGCTTATGCCATGACTCGTGATGGATTCACTATGTTGGTTATGGGATATACAGGGCAGAAAGCAATGAAGTTCAAAGAGTTATACATCAAACGATTTAATGAAATGGAGTGCTTCATAAAAACACTTGTTTCTGCAAGACAAGAGTTTCCATTATTAACCGCAAACATAAAGCTGCTGCATGAAAATCCTAAACCATATCACTTCAGTAATGAATGCGATATGTTAAATCGCATCGTTGTTGGAATGACTGCAAAGCAGTTCAGATTAGCAAACGGCATTGAAAAAGGAAAAAGCATCAGGCCTTACTTATCTGATGAGCAGATTACGATGCTAGACACATTACAAAAAGTAGATGTTGGTTTGTTAGTAGCTGTCCCAGATTATGGGCAGCGCAAGCGTTACTTGGAATGGTACAAAACCAAAATAGAGAAGAATTAA
- a CDS encoding P27 family phage terminase small subunit, translated as MAKDGTNRGGARVGAGAKKKPLADKIAEGNLGGRKLTVMEFSDTADLEGQEMPEPNKMLEAIQKDGKALVAGEIYKATWQWLDKRGCAALVSPQLLERYAMSVARWIQCEEAITEYGFLAKHPTTGNAIQSPYVSMGQNYMNQTNRLWFEIFQIVKENCTGDYKGSNPQDDVMERLLSARRGK; from the coding sequence TTGGCAAAAGACGGTACGAACAGAGGTGGCGCTCGTGTTGGTGCAGGGGCAAAAAAGAAACCTCTGGCTGACAAAATAGCCGAAGGAAATCTTGGTGGCAGGAAACTGACGGTGATGGAGTTTTCAGATACTGCAGATCTTGAGGGACAAGAAATGCCTGAACCAAATAAGATGCTTGAAGCCATTCAAAAAGATGGGAAAGCTCTGGTGGCTGGTGAAATCTACAAAGCCACATGGCAGTGGCTGGATAAGCGTGGCTGCGCTGCTCTGGTTTCTCCACAGCTCCTTGAAAGGTATGCCATGAGTGTTGCTCGTTGGATTCAGTGTGAAGAAGCCATTACTGAATATGGTTTTCTTGCAAAACACCCCACTACAGGAAATGCCATTCAAAGTCCTTATGTATCCATGGGTCAGAACTACATGAACCAAACCAATCGTCTGTGGTTTGAAATATTCCAGATCGTAAAAGAAAACTGTACTGGCGATTACAAAGGATCAAATCCTCAGGATGATGTGATGGAGAGACTGCTTTCTGCTCGAAGGGGCAAATAA